From a region of the Desulfovibrio oxyclinae DSM 11498 genome:
- a CDS encoding SDR family NAD(P)-dependent oxidoreductase, which yields MITLKNQTLVITGASEGIGRALALALARRGTNLVLNARRERPLNAARNACRAEGVAAESVAGDASAPENVRRMVETACDMGNFFGFIHVAGVLKPGPAVWEMATSDFHEVMDASVTASHLLIRHAVPHLREKGRGLAVFFGSGAAEKTQPGIGTYCAAKAAEEHLARQLAVEAPEILTLIWRPGIVEGQMQEQARNAEGECAEPLRKVFRPWKEQDMLITPEESADGLLEFLEYRPENYHGRVADIRKVLPRKD from the coding sequence ATGATAACGCTGAAAAATCAAACATTGGTGATTACCGGCGCTTCGGAAGGGATTGGCCGTGCCCTTGCGCTCGCTCTGGCGCGACGCGGGACGAACCTTGTGCTCAACGCCCGGCGCGAGCGGCCGCTCAATGCCGCAAGGAATGCATGCCGGGCCGAGGGCGTAGCCGCCGAGAGCGTTGCGGGTGATGCCTCGGCCCCGGAAAACGTCCGGCGCATGGTGGAGACTGCGTGCGACATGGGGAATTTCTTTGGCTTCATTCACGTGGCAGGCGTACTCAAGCCCGGCCCGGCGGTCTGGGAAATGGCTACCTCGGATTTCCATGAGGTGATGGACGCCAGTGTCACGGCCTCGCATCTGCTCATTCGCCATGCCGTGCCGCATCTTCGCGAGAAGGGGCGGGGGCTTGCGGTGTTTTTCGGTTCGGGCGCTGCCGAGAAGACCCAGCCGGGCATCGGCACCTATTGCGCCGCCAAGGCCGCGGAGGAGCATCTTGCGCGGCAGCTTGCGGTGGAGGCGCCGGAGATACTGACGCTGATCTGGCGGCCGGGCATCGTGGAAGGCCAGATGCAGGAGCAGGCCAGAAACGCCGAAGGCGAATGCGCCGAGCCGTTGCGCAAGGTGTTCAGACCATGGAAGGAACAGGACATGCTCATCACGCCCGAAGAGTCGGCGGATGGGTTGCTGGAGTTTCTGGAATACCGGCCCGAAAACTATCATGGTCGCGTCGCGGACATCAGGAAGGTTCTGCCTCGCAAGGATTGA
- the cobM gene encoding precorrin-4 C(11)-methyltransferase has translation MSSVYFIGAGPGDPELITVKGKRLIEQADLVLYAGSLVPRELVACARDDAEVADSAPLSLSETHELMLRAVRSGGIVARVHTGDPGLYGAVREQAELLDRDGVRWEIVPGVTSASAAVAAAGRSFTVPGGTQTLILSRLAGRTPVPESEHLRELARHGSSMAVYLSAGDPEGVRNALLEGGMASSTFALVAYRVGWPEEKIVETTVSGLAETARDNGFTRQTLFMVLPGQDAESARSLLYDEDFRHMFRG, from the coding sequence TTGTCCAGCGTGTATTTCATTGGTGCAGGGCCGGGTGATCCGGAACTGATCACCGTCAAGGGAAAGCGGCTCATAGAACAGGCGGATCTGGTGCTGTATGCCGGTTCGCTGGTGCCGCGCGAGCTCGTGGCCTGTGCCCGCGACGATGCCGAAGTGGCCGACTCCGCGCCGCTTTCGCTTTCCGAAACCCACGAACTGATGCTGCGGGCGGTGCGTTCCGGCGGGATTGTGGCTCGGGTGCATACCGGTGATCCGGGACTCTACGGGGCAGTGCGCGAGCAGGCGGAGCTGCTTGATCGCGATGGCGTGCGCTGGGAGATCGTCCCCGGCGTGACCTCGGCTTCGGCCGCAGTTGCCGCAGCCGGACGTTCCTTCACGGTTCCCGGCGGCACCCAGACTCTCATCCTTTCGCGCCTTGCCGGGCGCACTCCCGTTCCGGAATCCGAACACCTGCGCGAGCTGGCGCGGCACGGATCATCCATGGCCGTGTATCTTTCCGCGGGCGACCCCGAAGGCGTGCGCAACGCGCTGCTTGAAGGCGGCATGGCTTCGTCCACTTTTGCGCTAGTGGCCTACCGCGTGGGCTGGCCCGAAGAAAAGATCGTGGAAACGACGGTCTCCGGGCTGGCGGAAACCGCGCGCGACAACGGATTCACCCGTCAGACGCTCTTTATGGTGCTGCCGGGACAGGACGCCGAAAGCGCCCGCTCCCTCTTGTACGACGAAGATTTCCGTCATATGTTCCGAGGGTAG
- a CDS encoding secondary thiamine-phosphate synthase enzyme YjbQ, translating to METLHIDTAQREEMIDITGLVQRTVRENGWNDGALLLYCPHTTGAVTVNEGADPDVKRDIVANMRRLVPHKGDYRHAEGNSDAHIKVSMFGPEQFLIVESGEVKLGTWQRIFFCEFDGPRSRKLWVKWLGI from the coding sequence ATGGAAACACTGCACATCGACACCGCCCAACGCGAAGAAATGATCGACATCACCGGGCTCGTGCAGCGCACGGTCCGCGAAAACGGTTGGAACGACGGTGCGCTTCTGCTCTACTGCCCCCACACTACGGGTGCCGTCACCGTCAACGAGGGCGCCGACCCCGACGTCAAGCGGGACATAGTGGCCAACATGCGGCGGCTCGTGCCGCATAAGGGTGACTACCGCCACGCCGAGGGCAACTCCGACGCGCACATCAAGGTCAGCATGTTCGGTCCCGAGCAGTTTCTCATCGTCGAGTCCGGCGAGGTGAAGCTCGGCACGTGGCAGCGCATCTTCTTCTGCGAGTTCGACGGCCCCCGCTCCCGCAAGCTGTGGGTCAAGTGGCTGGGAATCTAG
- a CDS encoding HAMP domain-containing methyl-accepting chemotaxis protein: MSIKWKLLSVVAVPIAAMIIIFLVGLWSFQGIESKTVDTNSMHQDRATMIDADRDAYQAQVAVMRAVEARSDAALKSANDSAMENLEQTWNRIAGPAESFTPEMEPNFKAFKSEYRQWKDVNTSILQLAKQTLDANLERDRAEEAALASFGAMRDIIDKLGVLAEERLSATGIDLARRLQLESALSRILNADRDAYQAYVAQLLIKRADDAKIVDARAESFAENVAQTRDRVTAGADIIGGTAGMKQQFLDLYTTWEENSRQVVSLTRANIDKKLEKMSLMDKSEKLFSSMRTTIDKLGQQELARVKTAQADLGNIIDWSTFIYIIVTIAFIVVALAVTLVFAARISGAMKATADVAKSLSEGQFDVELDVNRGDEIGDLALAMRDMIKKLRGIVHQIQEATGTVASSGEELASSSVSLSEAATQQASSVEEVSSSMEEISSSISKNTDSSGETGTIARQTATEARQGGDAVRQTVESMTQIAEKISIIEEIARQTNLLALNAAIEAARAGEHGKGFAVVAAEVRKLAEKSGAAANEISDLSGASVEVATKAGHMLDSIVPNIEKTAELVQEITAASSEQNAGATEINSALQQLDSAIQTNAGSAEEIASTAEQLSAQAMELEKALSFFQLGSTSARPRTEKTKPKPQALAPGNSSSGTDIDMEDDTFERF, from the coding sequence ATGAGCATAAAGTGGAAGCTTTTGTCCGTAGTAGCAGTCCCGATCGCAGCCATGATCATCATCTTTCTGGTGGGTTTGTGGAGCTTTCAGGGCATCGAGTCCAAAACGGTGGATACAAACTCCATGCATCAGGACCGGGCCACCATGATCGACGCGGACCGCGACGCGTATCAGGCTCAGGTGGCAGTCATGCGCGCAGTGGAAGCCCGCTCGGATGCGGCCCTCAAGTCGGCCAACGATTCCGCCATGGAAAACCTTGAGCAGACGTGGAACAGGATTGCCGGCCCCGCCGAAAGCTTTACCCCGGAAATGGAGCCCAATTTCAAGGCATTCAAGTCGGAGTATCGCCAGTGGAAGGATGTCAATACCAGCATCCTGCAGCTTGCGAAACAGACCCTTGACGCAAACCTTGAACGCGACAGGGCCGAGGAAGCCGCTCTTGCCTCTTTCGGTGCCATGCGAGACATCATCGACAAGCTGGGAGTGCTGGCCGAAGAAAGGCTCTCGGCGACGGGGATAGACCTCGCCCGACGGCTGCAGCTTGAATCCGCACTCTCAAGGATTCTCAATGCGGACCGCGACGCCTATCAGGCATATGTCGCCCAGCTTCTCATCAAGCGAGCCGATGATGCGAAAATCGTGGACGCAAGAGCGGAATCCTTTGCGGAAAACGTAGCCCAGACCAGAGACCGAGTGACCGCCGGGGCAGATATCATCGGCGGAACCGCCGGAATGAAACAGCAGTTCCTGGACCTCTATACCACATGGGAAGAGAACAGCAGACAGGTCGTTTCCCTGACACGTGCCAACATCGACAAGAAACTCGAAAAGATGTCCCTGATGGACAAGAGCGAAAAACTCTTTTCCAGCATGCGCACCACCATCGACAAGCTTGGCCAGCAGGAACTTGCCCGCGTCAAGACAGCACAGGCCGACCTTGGGAACATTATCGACTGGAGCACGTTCATCTACATCATTGTGACCATAGCCTTCATCGTTGTGGCGTTGGCCGTGACACTGGTCTTCGCCGCGCGCATTTCCGGCGCAATGAAGGCAACCGCCGATGTCGCCAAGTCGCTTTCCGAAGGCCAGTTCGACGTGGAACTCGACGTGAACAGAGGGGATGAGATCGGCGATCTTGCCCTTGCCATGCGTGACATGATCAAAAAGCTGCGCGGGATCGTGCATCAGATTCAGGAGGCGACCGGAACCGTGGCCTCCAGCGGTGAGGAACTTGCCAGCTCCTCTGTTTCCCTGAGCGAGGCCGCCACCCAACAGGCTTCGTCGGTGGAGGAAGTCTCCTCCTCCATGGAAGAGATCTCATCCAGCATCAGCAAGAATACGGACAGCTCCGGCGAGACCGGAACCATCGCCAGACAGACCGCCACAGAGGCGAGACAGGGCGGCGACGCGGTGCGTCAGACCGTTGAGTCCATGACCCAGATTGCCGAAAAGATATCCATCATTGAAGAAATAGCGCGACAGACGAACCTTCTGGCGCTGAATGCGGCAATCGAGGCGGCGCGCGCCGGAGAGCACGGCAAGGGGTTCGCCGTGGTCGCAGCCGAGGTGCGCAAGCTGGCGGAAAAATCGGGAGCGGCCGCCAACGAGATCAGCGACCTTTCCGGCGCATCCGTCGAGGTTGCCACCAAGGCCGGGCACATGCTCGACTCCATCGTGCCGAACATCGAGAAAACCGCCGAACTGGTTCAGGAAATAACGGCAGCCAGCAGCGAACAGAACGCGGGAGCCACGGAGATCAACAGCGCGCTGCAACAGCTCGACAGCGCCATCCAGACCAATGCAGGCTCGGCCGAAGAGATCGCCTCCACGGCCGAACAGCTGTCGGCACAGGCCATGGAGCTTGAAAAGGCCCTGTCGTTCTTCCAGCTCGGATCAACCAGCGCACGGCCCCGCACCGAGAAGACAAAGCCCAAGCCTCAGGCGTTGGCACCGGGCAATTCATCCTCCGGAACCGATATCGACATGGAGGATGACACCTTCGAGCGGTTCTGA
- a CDS encoding DUF4389 domain-containing protein, with amino-acid sequence MPKINVERTGVLKRLAVTIVCLLVFELVRLLVQVSALFQYAWMLISKSYSAPLRNFNNRLSLYAYRLLRYATLNENARPFPFEEFPSSGEPAEEPEFDKE; translated from the coding sequence ATGCCAAAAATCAATGTCGAGCGCACGGGCGTACTCAAGCGTCTGGCCGTGACCATAGTCTGTCTGCTGGTGTTCGAACTGGTGCGACTGCTTGTGCAGGTCTCCGCGCTGTTCCAGTATGCGTGGATGCTCATCTCCAAGAGCTACAGCGCGCCGCTGCGCAACTTCAACAACAGGCTGTCGCTGTATGCCTACAGGCTGTTGCGTTATGCCACGCTGAACGAAAACGCCCGCCCCTTCCCGTTCGAGGAATTCCCCTCCAGCGGCGAACCGGCGGAAGAACCGGAGTTCGACAAAGAGTGA
- a CDS encoding cysteine-rich small domain-containing protein — protein sequence MKNSYRFFRNEECEYFPCHKVKDPQKFNCLFCFCPLYFYEECGGRYSVTGSGVKDCTLCTIPHMPEGYDYILKKIRERMGR from the coding sequence GTGAAGAACAGCTACCGTTTTTTTCGCAATGAGGAGTGCGAGTATTTTCCCTGTCACAAGGTGAAGGATCCGCAGAAGTTCAACTGCCTGTTTTGCTTCTGTCCGCTGTATTTCTATGAGGAGTGTGGCGGACGGTATTCCGTCACCGGATCGGGCGTAAAGGACTGCACGCTGTGCACCATCCCGCATATGCCGGAAGGGTATGACTACATCCTCAAGAAAATACGGGAGCGCATGGGCCGTTAG
- a CDS encoding HD-GYP domain-containing protein — MIRKISVQDLRPGMEVVRMASDMWTHLPYLYTKPGVIRSEMEVHRIRQEGYLDVFIRQEVPDDGKTDDERLERIVLQRRDNPPRKRRAPFQREIRKARKAYDEALVQTKRMMSDVKMGRQVDVESTTHAVEGIINVAVQNPDALICLSKLSRYDSYTYAHCINVASIAVVFGEYLGLPLEDLVLLGLAGMMHDLGKTAVPERIINKQGRLLPREFEEVRKHPTYGQMILEKSGNIAPRVVQAVAQHHEKFNGSGYPHGMRKDDIGVFGRILSLADVYDALTSDRSYKDAILPNKALAIMYGMRDQDFCSIEVQMFIKCLGIFPSGSLVRLNTGDLGVVFESNPERPLLPKIKVILDEDLRPIPAKLVDLAAEQNPVFNIVECADPSQYKLNLKPYIQTRE, encoded by the coding sequence GTGATCAGAAAGATTTCGGTTCAGGACCTCAGGCCGGGCATGGAAGTGGTGCGCATGGCATCGGACATGTGGACGCACCTTCCATATCTGTACACGAAACCCGGAGTCATCCGGTCGGAGATGGAGGTCCATCGCATCCGGCAGGAAGGCTATCTGGATGTCTTCATCCGGCAGGAAGTCCCGGATGACGGAAAGACCGACGACGAACGGCTGGAACGCATCGTCCTGCAACGCCGGGACAACCCGCCCCGCAAGCGGCGCGCTCCGTTTCAACGCGAGATTCGCAAGGCGAGAAAAGCCTACGACGAAGCTCTGGTCCAGACCAAGCGGATGATGAGCGACGTGAAGATGGGCCGCCAGGTGGATGTCGAGAGCACCACCCACGCGGTCGAAGGCATCATCAACGTGGCCGTGCAGAATCCGGACGCGCTCATCTGCCTTTCCAAACTCTCCCGCTACGACTCTTACACCTACGCCCATTGTATCAACGTGGCCTCCATCGCCGTGGTTTTCGGCGAATATCTCGGCCTGCCTCTGGAAGACCTCGTCCTGCTCGGACTCGCGGGCATGATGCACGACCTCGGCAAAACGGCGGTCCCCGAACGCATCATCAACAAGCAGGGACGGCTCCTGCCGCGAGAGTTCGAGGAAGTGCGCAAGCACCCCACCTACGGCCAGATGATTCTGGAGAAGTCCGGCAACATCGCTCCGCGCGTGGTTCAGGCGGTCGCCCAGCATCACGAGAAATTCAACGGCTCCGGCTATCCGCACGGCATGCGCAAGGACGACATCGGCGTGTTCGGCCGCATCCTGTCACTGGCGGACGTCTACGACGCCCTGACCAGCGACCGCTCCTACAAGGACGCCATCCTGCCCAACAAGGCGCTGGCCATCATGTACGGAATGCGCGATCAGGACTTCTGTTCCATCGAAGTGCAGATGTTCATCAAATGTCTGGGGATTTTCCCTTCCGGCAGTCTCGTGCGGTTGAACACCGGCGATCTGGGCGTGGTCTTCGAGAGCAATCCGGAACGCCCGCTGCTGCCGAAGATCAAGGTCATCCTTGACGAGGATCTGCGCCCCATCCCCGCCAAACTCGTGGACCTGGCGGCGGAGCAGAACCCGGTCTTCAACATTGTGGAATGCGCCGACCCCTCGCAGTACAAGCTCAACCTCAAACCCTACATTCAGACACGGGAATAG
- a CDS encoding flagellar brake protein: MADHLTTTDTKNASRDSRITKMAGVNLEVALGADLVVTFPGMQRGYRGRIVGFDPYEYLVANVRLPSSVRGGMGYKDSIVVKYLHEGTVYGFHTLVLNHITRPAPLLFFEYPDSIEKIDLRNASRTNCNIDSTLHTADSDYDCLVVNASDTGCRLSVAVGSRDALNMAEVGDDMVVSMRLGNLGNIKIPVNIKNIVAKQGVLLLGCMFIDISEEEQQLISTYVERIARLSI, encoded by the coding sequence ATGGCGGACCACCTCACGACGACCGATACAAAAAACGCAAGCAGAGACAGCCGCATCACCAAAATGGCGGGCGTAAACCTTGAGGTGGCGCTCGGCGCCGATCTGGTAGTGACGTTTCCCGGGATGCAGCGCGGCTACCGCGGCCGCATCGTGGGCTTCGACCCGTATGAATACCTTGTGGCCAACGTACGCCTGCCGTCGTCCGTGCGCGGCGGCATGGGGTACAAGGACTCCATCGTGGTCAAATACCTCCACGAAGGCACCGTCTACGGATTTCACACCCTCGTTCTCAACCACATCACCCGCCCCGCTCCCCTGCTCTTCTTCGAATACCCGGACTCCATCGAAAAAATCGACCTGCGCAACGCCTCCCGCACCAACTGCAACATCGACTCCACCCTGCACACCGCGGACTCGGACTACGACTGCCTTGTGGTCAACGCCAGCGACACAGGCTGCCGGCTTTCCGTGGCCGTGGGCAGCCGTGATGCGCTGAACATGGCTGAGGTGGGCGACGACATGGTCGTCAGCATGCGCCTTGGAAATCTGGGCAACATCAAGATACCCGTGAACATCAAGAACATCGTCGCAAAGCAGGGAGTCCTGCTGCTCGGCTGCATGTTCATCGACATAAGCGAAGAGGAGCAACAGCTCATTTCCACTTACGTGGAGAGGATCGCCAGACTGAGCATCTGA
- a CDS encoding universal stress protein, whose amino-acid sequence MNPKKILVAVDASANALRAIDYVGEVVAGRPGFKVRLLCIEQLPHRDLFENEESWVQACRNGRAEFEDFLEQGRERLLAMGMSEEEVEKNYVAFCHSPFNDQTSRCSMGTSVALEILETVKSGGFGTVVVGRRGLSKAEEFLFGSVSNKIVHSARDCTVWVVS is encoded by the coding sequence ATGAACCCCAAAAAGATTCTCGTAGCGGTGGATGCCAGTGCAAACGCCCTGCGAGCCATCGACTATGTTGGCGAAGTCGTTGCCGGTCGCCCCGGATTCAAGGTCCGTCTGCTGTGCATCGAACAGCTGCCCCACCGGGACCTTTTCGAAAACGAGGAAAGCTGGGTGCAGGCCTGCCGGAATGGACGCGCCGAGTTTGAGGACTTCCTCGAACAAGGGCGCGAGCGACTCCTTGCCATGGGCATGAGCGAGGAAGAGGTGGAGAAGAACTACGTGGCCTTCTGCCATTCCCCTTTCAACGACCAGACTTCGCGTTGCAGCATGGGCACCAGCGTGGCGCTGGAAATTCTTGAAACCGTCAAGTCGGGCGGCTTCGGCACGGTTGTGGTGGGACGCCGCGGCCTCTCCAAGGCCGAAGAATTCCTGTTCGGGTCGGTCTCCAACAAGATCGTCCACTCCGCGAGGGACTGCACCGTCTGGGTGGTGTCCTGA
- the amrA gene encoding AmmeMemoRadiSam system protein A: protein MSDFHFMLSDEEKTYLKDLVRQSIRAKLEGDESAAPAEPESHKLRKEFGAFVTLKIDGQLRGCIGNVQGGGEIFQTIWDMARAAAFSDPRFPPLSAEEFDKVDIEISILSPLNYCRSPEQIEVGRHGLIIQRNQNTGLLLPQVAVEQGWDKYQFLANTCRKAGLPEDCWNKVGTNILWFEAEIF, encoded by the coding sequence ATGTCCGATTTCCATTTCATGCTCAGCGACGAGGAAAAAACCTACCTCAAGGACCTCGTCAGGCAATCCATCCGCGCCAAGCTTGAGGGCGACGAATCCGCTGCCCCGGCCGAGCCGGAATCCCACAAGCTGCGCAAGGAGTTCGGCGCGTTCGTCACCCTGAAGATCGACGGCCAGCTGCGCGGCTGCATCGGCAACGTTCAGGGCGGCGGCGAAATCTTCCAGACCATCTGGGACATGGCCCGCGCCGCCGCGTTCAGCGATCCGCGCTTCCCGCCCCTGAGCGCCGAAGAGTTCGACAAGGTGGACATCGAAATCTCCATCCTCAGCCCGCTGAACTACTGCCGCTCGCCGGAACAGATCGAAGTGGGCCGCCACGGGCTGATCATCCAGCGCAACCAGAACACCGGTCTGCTGCTGCCGCAGGTGGCCGTGGAACAGGGCTGGGACAAGTACCAGTTCCTCGCCAACACCTGCCGCAAGGCCGGGCTGCCCGAGGACTGCTGGAACAAGGTCGGCACCAACATCCTGTGGTTCGAGGCCGAAATCTTCTAG
- a CDS encoding MFS transporter, producing the protein MSKKPHGVWAWAFYDWANAGFNTLVQTFVFAAYFTSAVAADKAAGTAMWGNAMALAGLCVGLSGPVVGAIADHTGRRKPWVGVLTAVCIAATALLWFVRPDPTWAFFAVTLAFVGVTASEGAQIFYNAMLADLVPEDRLGRWSGWGWAMGYAGGLICLVAALYGLIDDSALFSVPHDDALHVRTAMLFSAGWYLVFALPMFLRTPDTLATGETMRSAVGHGFRQLKGSLANARRYKGVGLFLLARMFYNDGLTTLFAFGGIYAAGTFGMQTSEVILFGIGLNVTAGLGAAGFAWIDDYVGPRRTLIVSLTALTATAVCTLIVTDKTLFWIFGLTVGIFVGPVQASSRSYLARAAPADLRNQFFGLFALSGKVTAFLGPLLVGWITVAADSQRAGMASVVGLFLIGLALLAAVPRVKKQQTTEEHT; encoded by the coding sequence TTGAGCAAAAAACCGCACGGAGTCTGGGCATGGGCCTTCTACGACTGGGCGAACGCCGGCTTCAATACGCTGGTGCAGACCTTCGTGTTCGCTGCCTATTTCACTTCCGCCGTCGCTGCCGACAAGGCTGCCGGGACCGCCATGTGGGGCAACGCCATGGCGCTGGCCGGCCTTTGCGTCGGGCTGTCCGGACCGGTGGTCGGGGCCATCGCCGACCACACCGGCCGCCGCAAGCCCTGGGTGGGGGTTCTTACCGCCGTATGCATCGCTGCCACAGCCCTGCTGTGGTTCGTCAGACCCGACCCGACATGGGCCTTCTTTGCCGTGACGCTGGCCTTCGTGGGCGTGACCGCGTCCGAAGGCGCACAGATATTCTACAACGCCATGCTGGCCGATCTGGTTCCCGAAGACCGGCTCGGCCGTTGGTCCGGCTGGGGTTGGGCCATGGGCTACGCTGGCGGACTGATCTGTCTCGTGGCCGCGCTCTACGGCCTCATCGACGACAGCGCCCTGTTCAGCGTGCCGCACGACGATGCCCTGCATGTGCGAACGGCCATGCTTTTCTCCGCTGGCTGGTATCTCGTGTTCGCACTGCCCATGTTCCTGCGTACCCCGGACACGCTCGCCACTGGAGAGACCATGCGCTCGGCGGTCGGGCACGGCTTTCGGCAGCTGAAGGGGTCGCTCGCCAACGCAAGGCGATACAAAGGCGTTGGCCTGTTCCTGCTGGCGCGCATGTTCTACAACGACGGACTGACCACCCTGTTCGCCTTCGGCGGCATCTATGCGGCCGGAACCTTCGGGATGCAAACCTCGGAGGTCATCCTGTTCGGCATCGGCCTGAACGTGACCGCGGGCCTCGGCGCCGCCGGGTTCGCATGGATCGACGACTACGTGGGGCCGCGCAGGACGCTGATTGTCTCCCTCACGGCGCTCACCGCCACCGCCGTTTGCACCCTGATCGTGACTGATAAAACGCTTTTCTGGATTTTCGGCCTGACCGTAGGTATATTCGTCGGTCCGGTGCAGGCGTCGAGCCGCTCCTATCTGGCCCGCGCGGCACCGGCCGATCTTCGAAACCAGTTTTTCGGGCTGTTCGCCCTGTCCGGAAAAGTCACGGCCTTTCTGGGTCCGCTCCTTGTGGGGTGGATCACCGTCGCGGCCGACAGCCAGCGGGCCGGGATGGCCTCTGTCGTGGGACTTTTCCTGATCGGTCTGGCCCTGCTCGCGGCCGTGCCGCGCGTCAAGAAGCAACAAACCACCGAGGAGCACACATAA
- a CDS encoding bifunctional cobalt-precorrin-7 (C(5))-methyltransferase/cobalt-precorrin-6B (C(15))-methyltransferase: MKTTEPVCVLGMNPGSLDIPDNCSHLLENATLLAGGSRLLDAVGREVAPDADRLPLSSPLDRCVRRIRKEMDGGGRAVVLADGDPLFFGIGNLLSRELGRERLKVLPAVSTLQLAASRLGVSWERTVSISLHGRSDYTPLFAALVRADTIAIFTDEENDPSAVARAMLERGADGFTMTVLERLGTEGEQVRRVGLEDTWGMGFDPLNLVFLEREYPPEVPLRLGVPDHFYFHQRGLITKLPVRATGLALLAIAPGATVWDLGSGCGSVAIEASHLAVDGRVVAVERDRTRAAMIRENQRRMGAWLVEVVTGGLPGCLKRLPDPDRVFIGGGLGGESNKESDLLEAVAERLRPGGRLVAHCILLDTLHRTQAFFKERGWLFGVTQLQANEADQLAGDLRFRAANPVFILWAEKP, encoded by the coding sequence ATGAAAACGACAGAACCCGTTTGCGTGCTGGGCATGAATCCCGGCTCGCTCGATATACCCGATAACTGTTCCCATTTGCTTGAGAATGCAACGCTTCTGGCCGGCGGCAGTCGCCTTCTGGACGCCGTGGGGCGCGAAGTGGCCCCGGATGCGGACAGGCTGCCCCTGTCCTCGCCGCTGGACCGCTGCGTCAGGCGAATCCGCAAAGAGATGGACGGCGGAGGCCGGGCGGTGGTGCTGGCCGACGGCGACCCGCTCTTTTTCGGCATCGGCAACCTGCTTTCGCGTGAGCTGGGCCGTGAAAGACTCAAGGTGCTCCCGGCGGTGAGCACGCTGCAACTGGCGGCATCGCGGCTCGGGGTTTCTTGGGAGCGGACGGTTTCCATTTCCCTGCATGGGCGAAGCGACTATACGCCGCTGTTCGCCGCGCTGGTCCGGGCGGACACCATTGCGATCTTCACCGATGAAGAAAACGACCCTTCCGCCGTGGCCCGCGCCATGCTGGAGCGAGGCGCGGACGGGTTCACCATGACCGTGCTGGAACGCCTCGGCACCGAGGGTGAGCAGGTCCGCCGCGTGGGTCTTGAGGACACGTGGGGCATGGGGTTCGACCCCCTGAACCTCGTCTTTCTGGAGCGGGAGTATCCACCGGAAGTGCCCTTGCGCCTCGGGGTGCCGGATCATTTCTATTTTCATCAGCGCGGGCTGATCACCAAGCTGCCGGTGCGCGCCACCGGGCTGGCCCTCCTGGCCATCGCCCCGGGAGCTACGGTCTGGGACCTCGGCTCGGGATGCGGTTCCGTGGCCATCGAGGCCTCGCATCTGGCCGTGGATGGCCGTGTGGTGGCAGTGGAGCGCGACCGTACCCGCGCCGCCATGATCCGTGAGAATCAGCGGCGCATGGGCGCGTGGCTGGTGGAGGTGGTGACAGGCGGCCTGCCGGGGTGCCTCAAGAGGCTGCCCGATCCTGACCGGGTGTTCATCGGCGGCGGGCTCGGCGGCGAATCCAACAAGGAGTCCGACCTGCTGGAAGCCGTGGCCGAGCGACTGCGTCCCGGCGGCAGGCTGGTGGCGCACTGCATCCTGCTGGATACGCTGCACCGGACGCAGGCCTTCTTCAAGGAGCGCGGCTGGCTGTTCGGAGTGACCCAGCTTCAGGCCAACGAAGCCGACCAGCTCGCGGGCGACCTGCGTTTCCGTGCCGCCAACCCCGTGTTCATCCTGTGGGCCGAGAAGCCCTGA
- a CDS encoding deoxycytidylate deaminase has translation MSGRMPWPDYFMKIAHLVAQRSTCTRRAVGAVAVIDKRVVATGYNGVPTKVPHCGEVGCIRERMEIPSGQRHELCRGLHAEQNVIIQAASYGLSLKGCDIYCTTQPCLICTKMLINCGAHNIYYAEHYPDELAEAMLAEAGVNHELLSGEYC, from the coding sequence ATGTCCGGCAGAATGCCATGGCCCGATTATTTCATGAAGATCGCCCATTTGGTGGCCCAGCGTTCCACGTGCACCCGTCGCGCCGTGGGCGCGGTGGCGGTCATCGACAAGCGCGTGGTGGCCACCGGCTACAACGGCGTGCCCACCAAGGTGCCGCACTGCGGCGAGGTAGGGTGCATCCGTGAACGCATGGAGATCCCCTCCGGTCAGCGGCACGAGCTGTGCCGCGGGCTGCACGCGGAGCAGAACGTCATCATTCAGGCCGCCTCCTACGGGCTTTCCCTGAAAGGGTGCGACATCTACTGCACCACCCAGCCGTGCCTGATCTGCACCAAAATGCTCATCAACTGCGGCGCGCATAACATCTATTATGCGGAACATTACCCCGACGAACTGGCCGAGGCCATGTTGGCCGAAGCGGGAGTGAACCATGAGCTGCTGTCCGGCGAATACTGCTAG